A stretch of Caenibius tardaugens NBRC 16725 DNA encodes these proteins:
- a CDS encoding ParB/RepB/Spo0J family partition protein has protein sequence MSQPIILVSAAKLAKSPSNVRKTSDAEADAQLEASIVAHGVLQNLIGLPVARKKGQYRITAGGRRLDAVHRAIEKGDLPAEYELPVKVLADANDAVEISLSENFFKLAMNPADACRAFQDIIETEKKTPADIAKRFGLTERFVLGRLRLAGLAEPVFEALRDGSITLDIAMAYASTSDAARQASVYEQFGQGYYRANVGEIRRQLASGGYRGSDPKALLVGREDYVAAGGRIDADLFSDDATEMWIDGDILDHLAEEKLAAAAEAIRQREGFAEIRAVPASHISYMDTYGLRQVQGELPPLSPQEEARCEQIQNELEAIEEAAADENGEGYTEDDEARTQALEAEYEAIQSRNPILTEEQKASALAYVVIGRDGCPRIHEQLYVAPVETPDNEEGDAGADEDADHGEEAEGSAKPVMSQRLADEMAMMKTELLAVHVASDPRFALDVGTFIMADAATRHYGSSDLASELRARAPSPRVASFESGTLAAEEWAKLDSALDRSWIDHEDVRDRYDAFCALSDEARAAWLGWAIARTFDAVPAGRTGSAFIDHLGAKLAIDVAAWWRPTAKNYFDRITKPAILTLFETVGSAELRHRYGASKKHDLAASAEKLFAGDILVEAEIKERAISWLPDAMRFEPVDAETDAMIGVDAEAFEEPAEAAGRDEDLEAGDLVEDGAESREDGGMDSLAAAA, from the coding sequence ATGTCCCAGCCTATCATTCTCGTATCGGCGGCCAAGCTCGCCAAATCGCCCAGCAATGTGCGCAAGACCAGCGACGCTGAGGCCGACGCCCAGCTCGAAGCCAGCATCGTCGCGCACGGCGTGCTCCAGAACTTGATCGGCCTGCCGGTCGCGCGCAAGAAGGGCCAGTACCGGATCACCGCCGGCGGTCGCCGTCTCGATGCCGTCCACCGCGCGATCGAGAAGGGCGATCTGCCCGCCGAATACGAATTGCCGGTGAAGGTTCTTGCCGACGCCAACGACGCGGTCGAGATCAGCCTGTCCGAGAATTTCTTCAAATTGGCGATGAATCCTGCCGATGCCTGCCGGGCATTCCAGGACATCATCGAGACCGAGAAGAAGACCCCCGCCGACATCGCCAAGCGCTTCGGCCTTACCGAGCGTTTCGTGCTGGGCCGTCTGCGCCTTGCCGGTCTTGCCGAACCGGTGTTCGAGGCCCTGCGCGACGGGTCGATCACGCTCGACATTGCCATGGCCTATGCCAGCACGTCAGACGCCGCGCGCCAGGCCTCGGTGTACGAGCAGTTCGGCCAGGGCTACTATCGCGCCAATGTCGGCGAAATCCGGCGCCAGCTCGCCTCTGGTGGCTATCGCGGCAGCGACCCCAAGGCGCTGCTGGTCGGGCGCGAGGACTATGTCGCGGCGGGCGGCAGGATCGATGCCGACCTCTTTTCCGACGATGCCACCGAGATGTGGATCGACGGCGACATCCTCGATCACCTCGCTGAGGAAAAACTTGCCGCAGCCGCCGAAGCAATCCGTCAGCGCGAGGGCTTCGCTGAAATCCGCGCCGTGCCTGCTTCCCACATCTCGTACATGGACACCTATGGCCTGCGGCAGGTTCAGGGTGAGCTCCCCCCGCTCAGTCCGCAAGAGGAAGCCCGCTGCGAGCAGATCCAGAACGAACTCGAAGCGATCGAGGAAGCTGCGGCAGACGAGAATGGCGAGGGCTATACCGAGGACGACGAGGCGCGGACCCAGGCGCTCGAAGCTGAATATGAGGCGATCCAGTCGCGCAATCCGATCCTGACCGAGGAGCAGAAGGCGTCCGCGCTTGCCTATGTCGTCATCGGCCGCGACGGATGTCCTCGCATCCACGAGCAGCTCTATGTCGCGCCGGTCGAAACGCCAGACAACGAGGAAGGCGACGCCGGTGCAGATGAGGACGCGGATCACGGCGAGGAAGCCGAAGGCTCGGCCAAGCCGGTCATGAGCCAGCGGCTTGCAGACGAAATGGCGATGATGAAGACCGAACTTCTTGCAGTCCACGTCGCGAGCGACCCGCGTTTCGCGCTCGACGTCGGCACCTTCATCATGGCCGATGCGGCGACCCGGCATTATGGAAGCAGCGATCTTGCCAGCGAACTTCGCGCCCGGGCGCCGTCCCCGCGGGTCGCCAGTTTCGAGAGCGGTACGCTGGCGGCCGAAGAATGGGCCAAGCTCGACAGCGCGCTCGATCGCAGCTGGATCGACCATGAAGATGTCCGCGACCGTTACGACGCCTTCTGCGCGCTTTCCGACGAGGCCCGCGCTGCCTGGCTGGGCTGGGCGATCGCGCGGACCTTCGATGCGGTGCCCGCTGGCAGGACCGGCAGCGCTTTCATCGACCATCTCGGCGCCAAGCTGGCGATCGATGTCGCGGCCTGGTGGCGACCGACCGCGAAGAACTACTTCGACCGGATCACCAAGCCGGCGATCCTGACGCTGTTCGAAACCGTAGGCAGCGCCGAACTGCGTCACCGTTACGGGGCGTCGAAAAAGCACGACCTTGCCGCCTCGGCCGAGAAGCTCTTCGCGGGCGACATCCTCGTCGAGGCGGAGATCAAGGAACGGGCGATCAGCTGGCTGCCCGATGCCATGCGCTTCGAGCCCGTGGATGCCGAGACGGATGCCATGATCGGTGTCGATGCCGAGGCATTTGAAGAACCCGCCGAGGCGGCAGGCCGCGACGAGGATCTCGAAGCCGGGGATCTCGTAGAAGATGGCGCGGA
- a CDS encoding DUF7146 domain-containing protein yields the protein MSIPSYLHSKSKSDLEAAAADLVKRLGGNWTPRGAMCRCPAHDDRTPSLSVRVGDAALLFKCFAGCDTLDVIRAIRRLGSNIPLNGASTSPTSQYSISPTWLRQRALDLWDDARPLMGTTAEQYLRRRSIILWPPALRFHRRTPLGRGKRAVFRPAMLAALHERERLVALQRTFLAPDEPRRARDLGNPRRMLGRPGNGAVVLAPATHTLGLAEGIETALSAILLLDIPVWATLGNERLPHIAIPDTVTRLILLPDNDRGGRIGAAKAAEAYAMPGRTIETLWPPDGLNDWNDVLRAEGKGVGNWLRQAA from the coding sequence ATGTCCATCCCATCCTATCTACACTCCAAATCCAAATCCGATCTCGAAGCTGCGGCTGCCGATCTGGTCAAACGCCTCGGCGGGAACTGGACGCCTCGTGGTGCGATGTGTCGGTGCCCCGCTCACGATGATCGGACGCCCAGCCTTTCCGTGCGTGTCGGTGATGCAGCACTGTTGTTCAAATGCTTTGCCGGCTGCGACACGCTTGACGTCATCCGGGCAATCCGCCGGCTCGGCAGCAACATTCCGTTGAACGGCGCATCGACATCACCGACATCGCAGTACTCCATAAGTCCAACATGGCTGCGGCAGCGGGCTCTCGATCTGTGGGATGACGCGCGCCCACTCATGGGAACGACAGCCGAGCAGTATCTGCGACGACGCTCGATTATCCTGTGGCCGCCGGCGTTGCGCTTTCACCGACGCACACCGCTGGGCCGAGGAAAGCGTGCAGTGTTCCGACCGGCGATGCTTGCGGCACTCCACGAGAGGGAACGGCTGGTCGCGCTCCAGCGGACGTTTCTTGCTCCTGACGAGCCGCGCCGGGCACGCGATCTTGGTAACCCACGGCGCATGCTCGGTCGACCGGGGAATGGTGCTGTCGTGCTTGCGCCGGCGACCCACACGCTTGGTCTTGCCGAAGGCATCGAAACCGCCCTTTCGGCGATCCTCCTGCTCGATATTCCCGTCTGGGCTACGCTAGGGAATGAGCGCCTGCCGCATATCGCCATTCCCGACACCGTCACACGGCTGATCCTGCTGCCCGACAATGACAGAGGCGGACGGATCGGTGCGGCCAAGGCCGCCGAAGCCTATGCCATGCCGGGCAGGACCATCGAGACCTTGTGGCCGCCGGATGGCCTCAATGACTGGAACGACGTTCTTCGTGCGGAAGGGAAGGGGGTGGGGAACTGGTTGCGGCAAGCGGCCTGA